A window from Sinorhizobium fredii encodes these proteins:
- a CDS encoding putative PEP-binding protein has product MAETLEIFGISASPGVGVGPVHLAAEFTAEAPAPGDTVAAEGDKLRRAVTTAVAELEALAYRSDEESAGILDFQIEMLLDPALVEMAEERMLAGDGAALAWFGALDDYIAGIEAAPDEQLGARAVDIVDIRNRVLSALTGRPLEDFAPGSVFVGKDLEPSLFLAHDWTTGGGIVLFEGSVSSHVAMLARSRSVPMLVATGRFEIAPGARVLVDGNDGRAVIAPDDEHVREAKSRKPAARPTASRAGGAIETADGVAIRLSAIINDPLELRAVDPASFAGIGLMRTEFLVTSPADAVDEEKHYDIYRHALDWAGESPAIVRMLDLGGDKTLPGARRSESFMGLRGIRLLLARPKLARAQARALLRAAVHGNLGVLLPMVTVPDELEAMRAIFEEESTALGRRGVQTRMPEIGMMVEVPVAGLMLDRFSRSDFFSFGTNDLAQYLAAAARDDQSVAALYDAATPAVLRVIAQGVAFAEAMKKPIGICGEMASDPRHIPALMAAGLRHFSVAPNRLADIRTIIGGMCSDGRAAAEMK; this is encoded by the coding sequence ATGGCCGAAACGCTTGAAATCTTCGGGATATCCGCCTCTCCGGGTGTGGGGGTCGGGCCCGTCCATCTCGCCGCCGAATTTACGGCGGAGGCGCCCGCGCCCGGCGACACCGTGGCCGCTGAAGGCGACAAGCTGCGACGGGCCGTCACCACCGCCGTTGCGGAGCTCGAGGCTCTGGCGTATCGGTCGGACGAGGAGAGCGCCGGCATTCTCGACTTCCAGATCGAGATGCTGCTCGATCCGGCTCTCGTCGAAATGGCCGAGGAACGGATGCTGGCCGGCGATGGCGCCGCACTCGCCTGGTTCGGCGCGCTCGACGACTATATCGCCGGTATCGAGGCGGCGCCCGATGAGCAGCTCGGCGCCCGCGCGGTCGACATCGTCGACATCCGCAATCGCGTCCTCAGTGCGCTCACGGGCCGCCCCCTGGAAGATTTTGCGCCCGGTTCGGTCTTCGTCGGCAAGGACCTCGAGCCCAGCCTCTTCCTCGCGCATGACTGGACCACGGGCGGCGGCATCGTCCTCTTCGAAGGCAGCGTCTCCAGCCATGTGGCAATGCTCGCTCGCAGCCGTTCGGTACCCATGCTGGTGGCGACGGGACGGTTCGAAATCGCACCCGGCGCGCGCGTTCTTGTCGATGGGAATGACGGCCGAGCCGTTATCGCGCCCGACGATGAGCATGTTCGCGAGGCGAAATCGAGGAAGCCTGCAGCAAGGCCGACCGCCTCGCGCGCCGGCGGAGCGATCGAAACCGCCGACGGCGTCGCGATCCGGCTGTCCGCCATCATCAACGATCCGCTCGAGCTCAGGGCCGTTGATCCAGCCTCCTTCGCGGGCATCGGTCTGATGCGGACCGAATTTCTGGTGACTTCGCCCGCGGATGCCGTCGATGAGGAAAAGCATTACGACATATATCGGCATGCATTGGACTGGGCCGGCGAATCGCCGGCGATCGTGCGCATGCTCGATCTCGGCGGCGACAAGACATTGCCCGGAGCGAGGAGGAGTGAATCCTTCATGGGCCTCAGGGGCATCCGGTTGCTCCTGGCGCGGCCGAAGCTGGCCCGCGCCCAGGCGCGCGCGCTGCTGCGGGCCGCCGTACATGGCAATCTCGGCGTCCTCTTGCCGATGGTGACGGTCCCGGATGAACTCGAAGCTATGCGGGCGATCTTCGAAGAGGAATCGACCGCGCTTGGCAGGAGGGGCGTGCAAACGCGCATGCCGGAGATCGGCATGATGGTGGAGGTCCCGGTGGCGGGGCTGATGCTCGATCGTTTTTCGCGGTCGGACTTCTTCTCTTTCGGGACAAACGATCTGGCGCAATATCTTGCGGCGGCGGCAAGGGACGATCAAAGTGTCGCCGCACTTTACGACGCCGCCACGCCGGCGGTCTTAAGGGTAATCGCGCAGGGCGTGGCGTTTGCCGAGGCGATGAAAAAACCAATCGGGATCTGCGGCGAGATGGCCTCCGACCCGCGGCATATACCGGCGCTCATGGCTGCGGGCCTTCGCCATTTCTCGGTGGCGCCCAATCGCTTGGCGGACATCAGAACTATAATCGGCGGCATGTGCTCGGACGGCCGGGCCGCGGCGGAGATGAAATGA
- a CDS encoding HPr family phosphocarrier protein, which produces MDNRPRREATEAVETQGYCQAEIEVTHGFGLHARPSVIFTRLAKSFPCTVEIKVNDSSVWLNGKSIVKIMGARIRRGSILKIRARGLRAAEAIHALKALVERDFDEDKKHGRNA; this is translated from the coding sequence ATGGACAACAGGCCGCGACGAGAAGCGACGGAGGCAGTCGAGACGCAGGGTTACTGCCAGGCGGAGATCGAGGTGACGCACGGCTTCGGGCTGCATGCTCGCCCGTCGGTCATCTTCACGCGGCTAGCGAAGTCGTTTCCGTGCACCGTCGAGATCAAGGTCAATGACAGCAGCGTTTGGCTGAACGGCAAGAGCATTGTCAAGATCATGGGGGCGAGGATTCGAAGGGGTTCGATTCTGAAAATCCGAGCCCGAGGATTGCGCGCCGCCGAAGCGATCCATGCCCTTAAAGCGCTCGTCGAGCGCGACTTCGATGAAGACAAGAAGCATGGCCGAAACGCTTGA
- the dhaM gene encoding dihydroxyacetone kinase phosphoryl donor subunit DhaM: MNPKSANVGIVIVSHSPLVAEGAADMVRQMVGDCVPLAWSGGNAEGGLGTHAAGIRAAIEKAWSDAGVAVFVDLGGAETNSEMAIEMLGEPRSGRVIICDAPLVEGAVMAAAEASGGAALARVVATAEELSP, encoded by the coding sequence ATGAACCCGAAATCCGCAAATGTCGGCATCGTCATCGTCTCGCATTCGCCGCTCGTCGCCGAGGGTGCCGCCGATATGGTGCGCCAGATGGTCGGAGATTGCGTGCCGCTCGCGTGGTCGGGCGGCAATGCGGAGGGTGGGCTCGGCACTCACGCCGCCGGCATCCGCGCCGCGATCGAAAAGGCCTGGTCGGATGCGGGGGTCGCCGTCTTCGTCGATCTCGGCGGGGCGGAGACGAACAGCGAAATGGCGATAGAAATGCTCGGAGAGCCGCGTTCGGGAAGAGTGATCATCTGCGACGCGCCACTCGTCGAGGGGGCGGTGATGGCCGCGGCCGAAGCATCGGGCGGAGCGGCACTCGCGCGCGTCGTGGCGACCGCGGAGGAGCTGTCACCGTGA